From one Lotus japonicus ecotype B-129 chromosome 3, LjGifu_v1.2 genomic stretch:
- the LOC130744461 gene encoding GTP-binding nuclear protein Ran1B-like — protein sequence TVDYPNFKLVIVGDGGTGKTTFVKRHLTGEFEKKYEPTIGVEVHPLDFFTNCGKIRFYCWDTTGQKKFGGLRDGYYIHGQCAIIMFDVTARLTYKNVPTWHRDLCRVCENIPIALCGNKVDVKNRQVKAKQVTFHRKKNLQYYEISAKSNYNFEKPFLYLARKLAGDPNLHFVESPALAPPEVQIDLAAQQQHEAELAAAASQPLPDDDDDDDAFD from the exons ACCGTTGATTACCCTAATTTCAAGCTCGTCATCGTCGGTGACGGCGGCACAG GAAAAACAACCTTCGTCAAGAGGCATCTTACCGGTGAATTTGAGAAGAAATATGAAC cgACCATTGGTGTGGAGGTTCACCCTTTGGATTTCTTCACAAACTGTGGAAAGATCCGATTCTACTGCTGGGACACTACTGGACAAAAGAAGTTTGGGGGTCTCAGAGATGGTTACTA TATCCATGGGCAATGCGCCATTATAATGTTTGATGTTACTGCCCGACTGACATACAAGAATGTCCCTACTTGGCACCGTGATCTTTGCCG GGTCTGCGAGAACATCCCCATTGCTCTTTGTGGCAACAAGGTTGATGTGAAGAACAGACAGGTGAAGGCAAAACAGGTTACTTTCCACAGGAAGAAGAATCTGCAGTACTATGAGATCTCGGCCAAGAGTAACTATAACTTTGAGAAGCCTTTCCTTTATCTTGCCAGGAAACTTGCAGG TGATCCTAACTTGCACTTTGTTGAATCTCCTGCATTGGCTCCACCTGAAGTTCAAATTGATTTAGCTGCACAACAACA GCATGAGGCTGAGCTTGCTGCGGCTGCTAGTCAGCCCCttcctgatgatgatgatgatgatgatgcatttGATTAA